In Allorhizobium pseudoryzae, the genomic window CACGATGGTGGTGAGATCGGATTCCTCCCGCACGCCGCGCACCATGTTGTCGGACAGATCGATCCGGTCGGACAGGAGCAGGCTGAGCGGTGTCTTCGACAAGGGGTAAAGGTCCCAGGTCTTCAGCTTCAGGTTCCCGATCACCACGTTCTTTCCATCGGCAATCACGCGGATCGGCGACGGGTCCTCGAAATTGAAGCGCAGCTTTCCCGGCCGTTCGATGAAGAACTTGCCGCCGGTCTGTTCGCCGCGTGGCCCGAACTGCACGAACTCTCCCATCATCGTCTTCACCGATGAGAAGTGATCGGCAATCTTCTGGGCGGCAGCCCCGGGGGCACCTTGCGCCAGCGCCGGCAGCCCGGTCATGCCGGCTGCGGCAAAGCCTGCAAGCCCCGCCAGAATTTTGCGGCGGCTGACGGGAACGGAACGCAAAAGCGTGAGGTCGTTCATGGTTCAATCTCCTTTGGGCGAGCTATGCCCATCAAAGGCGGCGTCTTCGTGACGGAAACGGCAAGAGACGGTTATCGTTCGATAATGTCGGCTTCCGTCGGCACGAGGATTTCGCGCTTGCCGGCATGGTTGGCGGGCCCGATGAGACCCTCCTGCTCCATGCGTTCGATCAGCGAGGCGGCACGGTTATAGCCGATGCCGAGCCTGCGCTGGATATAGGATGTCGAGGCCTTGCCGTCACGCAGGACGATTGCCACCGCCTGGTCATACGGATCGTCGGAATCGGAGAAGCTGCCGGCACCCGCAGGGCCACCACCTTCGCCATCCTCGTCATCATCCGCGGTAATTGCGTCGAGATATTGCGGCGCGCCTTGCGTCTTCAGGTAGGAGACGATGTCCTCCACCTCGTTGTCGGAGACGAACGGCCCGTGCACGCGCTGGATGCGCCCGCCGCCGGCCATGTAGAGCATGTCGCCCATGCCGAGCAGCTGTTCGGCCCCCTGTTCGCCCAAGATCGTGCGGCTGTCGATCTTCGAGGTGACCTGGAAGGAGATGCGCGTCGGGAAGTTGGCCTTGATCGTGCCGGTGATGACATCGACCGACGGCCGCTGCGTTGCCATGATCACATGGATGCCGGCCGCGCGCGCCATCTGCGCCAGGCGCTGGACGGCGCCTTCGATATCCTTGCCGGCCACCATCATCAGGTCGGCCATTTCGTCGATGATGACGACGATATAGGGCATCGGCTGCAGGTCGAATTCTTCCGTCTCATAGACCGCCTCGCCCGTCTGGCGGTCGAACCCGGTCTGCACGGTGCGGGTCAGCACCTCGCCCTTGGCGAGCGCCTGCTCGACGCGGCTGTTGAAGCCATCGATGTTGCGCACGCCGATCTTCGACATCTTTTTGTAGCGCTCCTCCATCTCCCGGACGGTCCACTTGAGCGCCACGACCGCCTTCTTGGGGTCCGTGACGACAGGGGACAGGAGATGCGGAATGCCGTCATAGACGGAAAGTTCCAGCATTTTCGGGTCGATCATGATCAGCCGGCACTTTTCCGGCGACAGCCGGTAGAGCAGCGACAGGATCATGGTGTTGATGGCGACCGATTTACCCGAACCGGTGGTCCCGGCGACCAGGAGATGCGGCATCTTCGCAAGATCGGCAATCACCGGCTCGCCGCCGATCGTCTTGCCGAGCGCCATGGCGAGCTTCGCCTTGGTGGTGTCGAAATCGCGGCTGGCGATCAGTTCGCGCAGGAAGACCGTCTCGCGGGTCTGGTTCGGCAGTTCGATGCCGATGGCGTTGCGGCCCGGCACGACCGCGACACGCGCGGCAATCGCGCTCATCGAGCGGGCGATATCGTCGGCCAGACCGATGACGCGGGACGACTTGATGCCGGGCGCCGGCTCCAGTTCGTAGAGCGTGACGACCGGGCCGGGGCGGACATGGATGATCTCGCCGCGCACGCCAAAATCCTCCAGCACGCCTTCCAGCATGCGGGCATTCTGTTCAAGCGCATCCGCCGACAGCGTCACATCGCGCGCCACCTGCCGCGGCTCGGCAAGCAGATGCACGGAGGGCAGCTGGAAACCCTCCGGATCGATGAAGGTGCCTTGCGCCTCGCGCATCACCCGCTGGCCGGGCTTGGGCGCTGCCGCCGGCGCCACGACACGGCCGGACGCCTTGCCGGCGGCAGAGCGGACGCCACGCGGAGCGACATCGAAAGGCGGATCATCATCCGACAGAAGACCGTTCGGCAGAGGCTGGCGCGCATCGGCCATGTCCTCGTCCT contains:
- a CDS encoding outer membrane lipoprotein carrier protein LolA, which translates into the protein MNDLTLLRSVPVSRRKILAGLAGFAAAGMTGLPALAQGAPGAAAQKIADHFSSVKTMMGEFVQFGPRGEQTGGKFFIERPGKLRFNFEDPSPIRVIADGKNVVIGNLKLKTWDLYPLSKTPLSLLLSDRIDLSDNMVRGVREESDLTTIVLGNKTVFGDSTITMMFDPKTFDLRQWTITDLQNKETSVMIYNVQNGVRFDDKVFRIPYDEVHKF
- a CDS encoding FtsK/SpoIIIE family DNA translocase — translated: MGRSTSAAMAQHSIRHALVAFALRQVLALCGFAIFLALALAVAALATWNVQDPSLSYATDNVPTNILGHSGAVFADLMMQFLGLAGLVAMLPVLAWALALIVGRKVTRLPARLGAWVAGTLLAAATLGCFPAPLTWPIPNGIGGVIGDMILRFPGLFIGSYPTGVSAIVLGIVSGLPAAGFLLFAAGLLSNEELEEEVDEEDEMPAPMRRKAKPSPLEDEEDDDGGFAGFLALGALAHYWYITQARFRRLMRIKPKQALREDHDEPYDFNEDEFGTLNEPVRAKVRQPARLEPSLDNPMSDLMAARRRLSPPPLSLDDEEDEDEDMADARQPLPNGLLSDDDPPFDVAPRGVRSAAGKASGRVVAPAAAPKPGQRVMREAQGTFIDPEGFQLPSVHLLAEPRQVARDVTLSADALEQNARMLEGVLEDFGVRGEIIHVRPGPVVTLYELEPAPGIKSSRVIGLADDIARSMSAIAARVAVVPGRNAIGIELPNQTRETVFLRELIASRDFDTTKAKLAMALGKTIGGEPVIADLAKMPHLLVAGTTGSGKSVAINTMILSLLYRLSPEKCRLIMIDPKMLELSVYDGIPHLLSPVVTDPKKAVVALKWTVREMEERYKKMSKIGVRNIDGFNSRVEQALAKGEVLTRTVQTGFDRQTGEAVYETEEFDLQPMPYIVVIIDEMADLMMVAGKDIEGAVQRLAQMARAAGIHVIMATQRPSVDVITGTIKANFPTRISFQVTSKIDSRTILGEQGAEQLLGMGDMLYMAGGGRIQRVHGPFVSDNEVEDIVSYLKTQGAPQYLDAITADDDEDGEGGGPAGAGSFSDSDDPYDQAVAIVLRDGKASTSYIQRRLGIGYNRAASLIERMEQEGLIGPANHAGKREILVPTEADIIER